The following proteins are encoded in a genomic region of Candidatus Binatus sp.:
- a CDS encoding TIGR00730 family Rossman fold protein has translation MKRVCVFCGSSPGRTPEYIDAAVNLGRAMAARGIGLVYGGASVGLMGAIADAVLQAGGDVVGVIPESLVKYEVAHRGLPDLRVVRSMHERKAAMADLADGFIAMPGALGTLDEFFEVLTWSQLGEHTKPCGLLNVGGYYTQMLAFLDHAVDERFLRSQHRGMLLVETEPIAMLDRLAAYRPPKIEKWIDRSAT, from the coding sequence TTGAAGCGCGTCTGCGTGTTTTGCGGATCGAGTCCGGGCCGCACACCGGAATACATCGATGCGGCGGTGAATCTTGGGCGTGCGATGGCCGCGCGCGGGATTGGCCTCGTGTACGGCGGCGCGAGCGTGGGCCTGATGGGTGCTATCGCCGACGCGGTGCTGCAGGCTGGTGGCGACGTGGTCGGCGTGATTCCGGAGTCGCTGGTGAAGTACGAAGTGGCGCATCGCGGATTGCCCGATCTGCGCGTCGTGCGCTCGATGCATGAGCGCAAGGCGGCGATGGCCGATCTGGCCGACGGGTTCATCGCGATGCCCGGTGCGCTCGGCACGCTCGACGAATTCTTCGAAGTGCTCACGTGGTCGCAACTCGGCGAGCATACGAAGCCCTGCGGATTGCTCAACGTCGGCGGCTATTACACACAAATGCTCGCGTTCCTCGATCACGCCGTCGATGAACGATTTCTTCGCAGTCAGCATCGCGGGATGCTGCTGGTCGAGACTGAGCCGATCGCGATGCTTGATCGCTTGGCGGCTTATCGACCGCCTAAGATTGAGAAATGGATCGA
- a CDS encoding carboxymuconolactone decarboxylase family protein, with product MAARVPYLNLEDLAEGDREIFENLARERGGVVGNIFRTLAHTPNLLRRFLALGGELRNGTELDPKLRELALLTVGRLADAQYEFVHHWNLARRVGVAREKLEALADFEKSPLFSDEERAVMRYAVEATSNVRVTDQTWNALKNFLDTRRLMELVQNVAFYNMVVRVLVPCGVELEPGTTKT from the coding sequence ATGGCGGCGCGAGTACCGTATTTGAATCTTGAGGATTTGGCCGAGGGCGACCGCGAAATTTTCGAGAACCTGGCGCGCGAGCGCGGCGGCGTCGTGGGCAATATCTTCCGCACGCTGGCGCATACGCCGAACCTGCTGCGGCGCTTCCTTGCGCTCGGCGGCGAACTCCGGAACGGCACCGAGCTCGATCCGAAGTTGCGCGAGTTGGCGCTGCTCACGGTCGGACGGCTGGCTGATGCGCAGTACGAATTTGTGCATCATTGGAATCTCGCGCGCCGAGTTGGTGTTGCGCGCGAAAAACTCGAGGCGCTCGCCGACTTCGAGAAATCGCCGCTCTTCAGCGATGAAGAACGCGCCGTGATGCGCTATGCGGTCGAGGCGACGAGCAACGTTCGCGTCACCGATCAAACCTGGAATGCGCTCAAAAATTTTCTCGATACGCGCCGCCTGATGGAACTCGTGCAGAACGTAGCCTTCTACAACATGGTGGTGCGAGTGCTGGTGCCGTGCGGCGTCGAGCTCGAGCCGGGCACGACCAAGACCTGA
- the ilvB gene encoding biosynthetic-type acetolactate synthase large subunit, with product MKKLTGAQIVIESLIAEGVDTIFGYPGGAILPTYDALLDSPIKHVLVRHEQGATHMAEGYARVSGRPGVVIVTSGPGATNAVTGIADAYMDSTPMVVLSGQVSTAMIGNDAFQEVDFVGITRPCTKHNFLVKNVKDVARIIKEAFYIAGTGRPGPVVVDLPKDVQMAEHVFKYPDKIELRGYKPTIRGNPRQIERAIEAIEKSSTPLFYVGGGVQWSGAAPELRELIHGLGIPVTETLMGLGSYPASDSLRLGMLGMHGSYGTNTAVCNTDCLIAVGARFDDRVTGKISEFAPKAETIIHIDIDPSSISKNVRVDIPIVGDIKSVLGDMLSLIKNRESIARRRVAWSKWHQQILQWKKEKPLYENGKHGEDVSPHDVIAEMHNITKGDCIVATDVGQHQMWVAQMFPFEHPRSWLTSGGLGTMGYGLPAGIGATFAAPDKKVVVVSGDGSIQMNIQELGTAVQYGVDIKVIILNNYVLGMVRQWQEKFYAERYSYSTMSVPNFVKLADAYGAHGFRVEKSKDLVATMREAFATPGPVLIDVVIPKEEAVMPMIPPGGAMSEMLFA from the coding sequence ATGAAAAAACTGACGGGAGCACAAATCGTTATCGAGAGCTTGATCGCCGAAGGCGTGGACACCATCTTCGGCTATCCCGGCGGTGCGATCCTGCCGACCTACGACGCGCTGCTGGACTCGCCGATCAAGCACGTACTGGTCCGCCACGAGCAAGGCGCGACGCACATGGCCGAGGGCTATGCGCGCGTCAGCGGACGGCCGGGAGTCGTGATCGTGACGTCGGGGCCGGGCGCGACCAACGCGGTCACGGGGATCGCCGACGCGTACATGGATTCGACGCCGATGGTCGTACTGTCGGGACAGGTCTCGACCGCGATGATCGGCAACGACGCATTTCAGGAAGTCGATTTCGTCGGCATCACGCGGCCCTGCACCAAGCACAATTTCCTCGTGAAGAACGTCAAGGACGTCGCACGAATTATCAAGGAAGCATTTTATATCGCCGGCACCGGGCGGCCCGGGCCGGTGGTGGTGGATTTGCCGAAGGACGTGCAGATGGCGGAGCACGTCTTCAAGTATCCCGACAAGATCGAGTTGCGCGGCTACAAGCCGACGATTCGCGGCAATCCGCGGCAGATCGAGCGCGCGATCGAAGCGATCGAAAAAAGTTCGACTCCCTTATTTTATGTGGGCGGCGGCGTGCAATGGTCCGGCGCGGCGCCCGAACTGCGCGAACTGATTCACGGACTCGGGATTCCCGTCACCGAAACGCTGATGGGACTCGGATCGTATCCGGCGTCGGATTCGCTGCGGCTCGGGATGCTCGGGATGCACGGTTCGTATGGCACCAACACCGCGGTGTGCAACACCGATTGCCTGATCGCGGTCGGCGCGCGCTTCGACGATCGCGTGACCGGAAAAATCTCCGAGTTCGCGCCCAAGGCCGAAACCATCATTCATATCGACATCGATCCGTCGTCGATTTCGAAGAATGTGCGGGTCGATATTCCGATCGTCGGCGATATCAAGTCGGTGCTCGGCGATATGCTCTCCTTGATCAAGAATCGGGAGAGTATCGCGCGGCGGCGGGTGGCGTGGTCGAAATGGCATCAGCAGATTCTCCAGTGGAAGAAGGAGAAACCACTCTACGAGAATGGCAAACATGGCGAGGACGTGTCGCCGCATGACGTGATCGCCGAGATGCATAACATCACGAAGGGCGACTGCATTGTCGCGACCGACGTGGGGCAGCATCAGATGTGGGTGGCGCAGATGTTCCCGTTCGAGCATCCGCGCTCGTGGCTGACCTCGGGCGGACTCGGCACGATGGGCTACGGGCTGCCGGCGGGAATCGGTGCGACCTTCGCGGCGCCGGACAAGAAGGTGGTCGTGGTGTCGGGCGACGGCTCGATCCAGATGAACATCCAGGAACTCGGCACCGCGGTGCAGTACGGCGTCGATATCAAGGTGATCATCCTGAACAATTATGTCCTGGGGATGGTGCGCCAGTGGCAGGAGAAGTTCTACGCCGAGCGCTATTCCTACTCCACGATGTCGGTGCCGAACTTCGTCAAACTCGCGGATGCATACGGCGCGCACGGCTTTCGTGTCGAGAAGTCGAAGGACCTCGTCGCCACGATGAGGGAAGCGTTCGCGACGCCGGGGCCGGTGCTGATCGACGTCGTGATCCCGAAGGAAGAAGCGGTGATGCCGATGATTCCGCCGGGCGGCGCGATGTCCGAGATGCTGTTCGCGTAG
- a CDS encoding SRPBCC family protein yields the protein MKIRILERAQIIPLPLDETFRFFSDARNLERLTPRFLNFKFLSTPPEVMQTGTIIDYQIRLCGVPVHWCTRIEAVEPPHRFVDVQDKGPYRFWRHTHTFRDAGNGTTEIKDRVEYAMPLGPLGEFAHRLFVARSLQQIFDFRSRELVAIMLADRITQSMP from the coding sequence ATGAAAATCCGGATTCTCGAGCGCGCTCAGATCATCCCGCTCCCGCTCGACGAGACGTTTCGCTTCTTCTCCGATGCGCGCAATCTGGAACGACTGACGCCGCGATTTCTGAACTTCAAATTTCTATCGACGCCGCCCGAGGTGATGCAGACGGGCACAATCATCGACTATCAGATCAGGCTGTGCGGCGTGCCAGTCCATTGGTGCACGCGGATCGAGGCGGTCGAACCGCCGCATCGATTCGTTGACGTGCAGGACAAAGGTCCGTACCGATTCTGGCGTCATACCCACACGTTCAGGGACGCCGGCAACGGCACGACGGAAATAAAGGATCGCGTCGAGTATGCGATGCCGCTCGGGCCGCTCGGCGAATTCGCGCATCGATTGTTCGTCGCGCGGAGCTTGCAGCAGATTTTTGATTTTCGGAGCCGCGAACTCGTCGCGATCATGCTCGCGGACCGCATCACCCAATCGATGCCCTAA